The following coding sequences are from one Mustela lutreola isolate mMusLut2 chromosome 5, mMusLut2.pri, whole genome shotgun sequence window:
- the C5H5orf58 gene encoding putative uncharacterized protein C5orf58 homolog yields the protein MFKNNVTDHKLNVEAIIKNINTISLELKKMKELSQLLLCDLTLHFSHPVKTDDLKEPEEKIPLFEESKISDVSFASKSFSI from the exons atgTTTAAGAATAATGTTACTGACCATAAGCTAAATGTGGAAGccataattaaaaacattaacacAATTTCTTTGGAGTTGAAGAAGATGAAAG AGCTCTCCCAGTTGCTGCTTTGTGACCTTACTCTACATTTTAGTCATCCTGTGAAGACAGATGACTTAAAGGAACCAGAAGAGAAAATCCCCCTCTTTGAAGAGTCTAAAATATCAGATGTATCCTTTGCTTCTAAGAGCTTTTCTATCtga